A part of Magnetospirillum sp. ME-1 genomic DNA contains:
- a CDS encoding N-formylglutamate amidohydrolase, which yields MLKFIPDPHGTPVPFHAVHGRADAPALVVCDHASAAIPAGLGNLGLGEAERTSHVAWDIGAARVAALVAEALGCPAVLAGISRLVIDCNRQPGDPSSIPARTCGVRVPGNEAVDEAEADSRARSWFWPYHTEIGDRIAHLWRHGRPPAVVAIHSFTPCIQGQMPRRWHVGVLWNRDPRMAVPVLAALRARGDLVVGDNQPYSGREINYTLDTHAGAAGLPNVSFEIRQDQVADEAGCIRWAGILAGVLGDVLADDELYRVEIF from the coding sequence ATGCTGAAGTTCATTCCCGATCCCCACGGAACACCGGTCCCCTTCCATGCCGTCCATGGGCGCGCCGACGCGCCTGCGCTGGTGGTGTGCGACCATGCGTCGGCGGCCATTCCCGCCGGTCTCGGCAATCTGGGCCTGGGCGAGGCCGAACGGACCAGCCATGTGGCCTGGGACATCGGCGCCGCCCGCGTGGCCGCCCTGGTGGCCGAGGCCCTGGGCTGTCCGGCGGTGCTGGCCGGAATCAGCCGTCTGGTCATCGACTGCAACCGCCAGCCCGGTGACCCGTCCTCCATTCCCGCCCGGACCTGCGGGGTGCGGGTGCCGGGCAACGAGGCGGTGGACGAGGCGGAGGCCGACAGCCGCGCCCGGTCGTGGTTCTGGCCTTATCATACCGAGATCGGCGACCGTATCGCCCATCTGTGGCGGCATGGCCGCCCGCCGGCCGTGGTGGCCATCCACAGCTTCACGCCCTGCATCCAGGGCCAGATGCCGCGCCGCTGGCACGTGGGCGTGCTTTGGAACCGCGATCCGCGCATGGCGGTGCCGGTGCTGGCGGCATTGCGGGCGCGCGGCGATCTGGTGGTGGGCGACAACCAGCCCTATTCGGGCCGCGAGATCAACTATACGCTCGACACCCATGCCGGTGCGGCGGGGCTGCCCAACGTCTCGTTCGAGATCCGCCAGGACCAGGTGGCCGACGAAGCCGGCTGCATCCGCTGGGCCGGCATTCTGGCCGGGGTGCTGGGCGACGTCCTGGCCGACGACGAACTGTACCGCGTCGAGATCTTCTAG
- the ykgO gene encoding type B 50S ribosomal protein L36: MKIRNSLKSAKLRDKNCRIVRRKGRVYVINKTNPRFKARQG; the protein is encoded by the coding sequence ATGAAGATTCGTAACTCGCTGAAGTCGGCCAAGCTGCGCGACAAGAATTGCCGCATCGTTCGCCGCAAGGGCCGGGTCTACGTCATCAACAAGACGAACCCCCGCTTCAAGGCTCGCCAGGGCTAA